TTTTCTGTCCGTCCATCTGACTGATAGGCACGAGCTTGGCGCAGTTGGTGACCATACCATTGAGAGTATTGTAATAAAATGCACTTAACGCATCGGAATATGCTATTTGCTGGGATTGTGCATACATCGCCAGTGCAATTGCATAATGTCCTCCGGCCTCTCCTGATTGTATCGCCTCCAGATAAGTCCGGCATCGTTTTACGGACTTAAAACTCTCTACCACCTTTAGAAAACGAATAGCCAGCTTACGGCTTGCCTCTCTGATTTCAGCAGGAGATTTGAGAGAAGTAACCAGATTATCCAGCTTCAGCAATGCTGTTTTACTAAACTTACCTTCACACAAGGTCCAGGCCTGATGAAAAAATGCAGCATCATTATAAAACACACTATGTCTCAGCATGGATTCTGCATATTCCTGTGCCGTCACACTGTTGTGTACGATACGTTCGTGTATATATGTTTCCAAGCCGTAGGAATGTGTAAAACTCCCGATTGGAAATACAGAATCATTGATCTGCAGCAGGGTCAACAAAGGATTCATTTATCTTACTTGCTAATGTTATTTTAAATTTTGTTTTCTGCGTCCATTCATGGATACGCAACGTCTGTGTCTGCTGTAATACCCGGTCTTCAATTACAGTATGATAGCCCTGCTTCACAAGTAACCGGTATAAAGGGTCCTCATAAGCAATCACTACCTCGGATGAGGAACGGATAGAAACAGGCAAATGCCGGTTTCCTATTTCGAAACAAACATTTGCCATTTCCAGCATATTTGCCGGATGTATCACTAAACATAAACAAGGCAAAATCCGGATCGCCACACACAAGGACGTGTCCCTGAAGATAACATCACCATTCTCCAGGGATTGGGCCGTCTGATTACGAAAGCCAATCTCACGTCCTCCGGTTGTAAACCGACGTAAAATACCTTTGTCCGCTTCATACCATTCCAGTTCCAGAAAATCTTTTTCAAGTTCTTGAAACGATTCGGATGAACGATAGATATTGCCTGCTATGTTATGTGAACGAATCATTAGAACAGGAAGTAGCGTTGTGCCATTGGAAGTTCACCCATAGGCTCACAGGTCGCTAAAACACCATCTACTGTTACATTATATGTTTCAGGATCCACCACAATATTCGGGGTAGCATCATTATGTACCATGTCCTTTTTCATCACTTTACGACATCCTTCTACCGGCAGGCTTTTTCTGGCCAGTTTGAGCGAATCGATCGTTCCGTTTTCAATAGAGACTTTAGACACAAAATTGAAACAGATATTGGACACAGCCTTTCCGAAATTACCGAACATCTGACGGTATATAATTGGCTGAGGTGTAGGGATAGATGCATTGGCATCTCCCATTTTTGCACCCAGAACCATTCCGGCTTTGATAATCATTTCGGGTTTGACTCCAAACAATTCAGGTTTCCAGAGAATGAGATCGGCATATTTTCCGGGTTCAATAGAACCAACATATTTATCAATACCATGGGCTTTAGCCGGATTGATCGTAAATTTGGAAATGTATCTTTTTACACGGAAGTTGTCATTACCTGTACCGCTGTCACGATCCAGCGGACCACGTTGTACTTTCATTTTATGCGCAGTCTGGAAGGTACGGGAGATAACTTCACCTACACGTCCCATAGCCTGACTGTCTGAACTCATAATGGAAAAGACACCCATGTCCTGTAAAATATCTTCGGCTGCAATGGTCTGCGGACGTATACGGGAATCTGCAAAGGCAAGATCTTCTTTCACATTCTTGTCCAGATGGTGGCATACCATCAGCATGTCCAGATGTTCTTCTGCAGTATTGACTGTAAACGGCTTTGTCGGATTGGTGGATGCAGGAAGAATATTAGGATACATCGCAATCTTGATAATATCAGGAGCATGTCCTCCGCCGGCACCTTCTGTATGGAAGGTGTGAATCACACGACCATCGATAGCGGCTACTGTGTCTTCAAGGAAACCTGCCTCATTCAGGGTATCGGTATGTATAGCCACCTGTACATCATACTTGTCAGCTACTTTCAGAGCTGCATCAATAGTAGAGGGTGTAGCTCCCCAATCTTCGTGTATCTTAACACCTAATGCGCCTGCTTCAATCTGTTCTTCAATAGGTCTGGTTGTAGACACGTTCCCTTTACCAAAGAAACCGACATTGATCGGAAGATTTTCGAATGCTTCCAGCATTTTATGGATAAACCATTTTCCGGAAGTAACTGTAGTAGCATTGGTACCATCAGCAGGTCCGGTTCCTCCTCCGATAAAGGTAGTCACACCGCTATAGAGAGCCGTTTCGATTTGTGTAGGACTGATAAAATGGATGTGGGTATCGATACCTCCTGCTGTCATGATCATACCAGCACCTCCGTGTACTTCAGTGGACGGACCAATGATCATTCCTTTGGTAACTCCATCCTGTACGTCCGGATTACCGGCTTTACCAACACCTACAATCTTACCGTCTTTGATACCGACATCGGCCTTTACAATACCCCAATGATCAATTATAATGACATTGTTGATACAGAAATCCAGAACATCTTCGTCCCGTAAGGCGCGTGCAGACTGTCCCATACCATCACGGATAGTTTTACCACCACCAAACTTATTCTCTTCTCCGTATACCGCATAGTCTTTTTCGATTTCGATCATCAGTTCGGTATCAGCCAGGCGTACTTTATCGCCTGTTGTTGGTCCGAAAAGTGATGCATATTTATGTCGGGGTATATACAGTCCGCCATCTTCATCATAACGGATAGATGATTTATCAAGCCCTAATTTTTCGAGACCTAAGGCATTAAGTTTAGTCGTTGCGATACTTGCGGAAGCCAGACCTACGATCTTAATCCAGTCTCTTCTATTCCATTCACTCATAATACGTTCTTTTAAAAAGTTATTGAGATGATTTAAACTGTTGTTTTTTCATTTTAGAAATTGCGGCAGATTTAACCTTTTCACTGGTGTACTTTCCATTGGTCAGGCCATTGAAACCGTGTATTTCCTTATCTCCGCCAATTTCTACCAAAATGACTTCTTTCTTTTCTCCGGGTTCGAACCTTACCGCTGTACTCGCCGGAATATTCAGGCGCATACCAAAGGTTTTTTCGCGATCGAACTCTAAAGCTTTATTCACTTCGAAAAAATGATAGTGTGATCCGATTTGTATCGGACGATCGCCTGTATTGGCAACCACCACATGTATTGTCTTGTAGCCGGCGTTCGCTTTAATATCTCCGGCTTTCAAAAAGTATTCTCCAGGTACCATAAATTTGTTTTTTAAATGTTATCGGATAGGATTATGAACGGTCACCAGTTTGGTACCATCCGGAAATGTAACTTCAATCTGTACATCGTGTATCATCTCCGGAACACCTTCCATCACCTGTTTTCTTTTCAGTAATTTAGTACCCCATTCCATCAGTTCTGCAACACTTTTTCCATCCCGTGCTTTCTCCATTAGTTCGGCACTGATGTAAGCAATACTCTCCGGATAATTAAGTTTCACTCCTCGTTTTAATCGCTTTGCTGCTAGTTCTCCTGCTAGATGCAACATTAACTTTTCTGTTTCTCTTGGTGTTAAATGCATGCTGTTTTGAATATTAAAATAAGACCTTCTTTTAGTTGTTGATTACCTAATAAACAGGAATGGTAAAGTATCCTCCGACAGTCAATCTGTTGAACTGTGTTTTATCCATAGCCATCCGGTCGGCATATCTCACACTATTGCCCACATATCCTACATAGAATCGTAAATCCTGTTTTTTGAAGGGCTTGTGCTGTAACGCGGCGAAATAGGTGTAGTTTGTTCTGAAATTATTACCG
The Sphingobacterium spiritivorum genome window above contains:
- a CDS encoding urease accessory protein UreF, encoding MNPLLTLLQINDSVFPIGSFTHSYGLETYIHERIVHNSVTAQEYAESMLRHSVFYNDAAFFHQAWTLCEGKFSKTALLKLDNLVTSLKSPAEIREASRKLAIRFLKVVESFKSVKRCRTYLEAIQSGEAGGHYAIALAMYAQSQQIAYSDALSAFYYNTLNGMVTNCAKLVPISQMDGQKMMFNLQGLIQELVGKQKDMDPDMLGNCCVAQDVRCMQHEKLYTRIYIS
- the ureA gene encoding urease subunit gamma, which encodes MHLTPRETEKLMLHLAGELAAKRLKRGVKLNYPESIAYISAELMEKARDGKSVAELMEWGTKLLKRKQVMEGVPEMIHDVQIEVTFPDGTKLVTVHNPIR
- a CDS encoding urease accessory protein UreE; amino-acid sequence: MIRSHNIAGNIYRSSESFQELEKDFLELEWYEADKGILRRFTTGGREIGFRNQTAQSLENGDVIFRDTSLCVAIRILPCLCLVIHPANMLEMANVCFEIGNRHLPVSIRSSSEVVIAYEDPLYRLLVKQGYHTVIEDRVLQQTQTLRIHEWTQKTKFKITLASKINESFVDPAADQ
- the ureC gene encoding urease subunit alpha, producing the protein MSEWNRRDWIKIVGLASASIATTKLNALGLEKLGLDKSSIRYDEDGGLYIPRHKYASLFGPTTGDKVRLADTELMIEIEKDYAVYGEENKFGGGKTIRDGMGQSARALRDEDVLDFCINNVIIIDHWGIVKADVGIKDGKIVGVGKAGNPDVQDGVTKGMIIGPSTEVHGGAGMIMTAGGIDTHIHFISPTQIETALYSGVTTFIGGGTGPADGTNATTVTSGKWFIHKMLEAFENLPINVGFFGKGNVSTTRPIEEQIEAGALGVKIHEDWGATPSTIDAALKVADKYDVQVAIHTDTLNEAGFLEDTVAAIDGRVIHTFHTEGAGGGHAPDIIKIAMYPNILPASTNPTKPFTVNTAEEHLDMLMVCHHLDKNVKEDLAFADSRIRPQTIAAEDILQDMGVFSIMSSDSQAMGRVGEVISRTFQTAHKMKVQRGPLDRDSGTGNDNFRVKRYISKFTINPAKAHGIDKYVGSIEPGKYADLILWKPELFGVKPEMIIKAGMVLGAKMGDANASIPTPQPIIYRQMFGNFGKAVSNICFNFVSKVSIENGTIDSLKLARKSLPVEGCRKVMKKDMVHNDATPNIVVDPETYNVTVDGVLATCEPMGELPMAQRYFLF